In Primulina eburnea isolate SZY01 chromosome 5, ASM2296580v1, whole genome shotgun sequence, a single window of DNA contains:
- the LOC140832980 gene encoding dual specificity protein phosphatase 1 isoform X1: MEGGIFRERLKALAQIMQALKIVKEDNVPSEIEEGIYLGSLGAANDKITLKSLNITHVLTVASSLSPAHPNDFIYKTIPVLDKEDVLISQYFDECFAFIEEARITGGGVLVHCFAGRSRSVTVVVAYLMFKNGMPLLEALEHVKILRPVASPNLGFMSQLHGFERSLQGANTD, encoded by the exons ATGGAAGGTGGCATTTTTAGGGAACGATTAAAAGCTTTAGCACAAATCATGCAAGCACTTAAAATTGTTAAAGAAGACAATGTTCCTAGTGAAATCGAAGAG GGTATTTACTTAGGCTCGCTTGGAGCTGCCAATGATAAGATCACTTTGAAAAGCTTGAACATCACGCATGTATTGACAGTTGCTAGCTCTTTATCCCCGGCTCATCCTAATGATTTTATATACAAAACTATTCCAG TACTTGATAAAGAAGATGTACTTATATCACAGTACTTTGATGAGTGTTTCGCATTTATAGAAGAAGCAAGAATCACAGGTGGTGGGGTGTTGGTTCACTGCTTTGCTGGAAGATCACGAAG CGTGACGGTTGTTGTAGCTTATCTGATGTTTAAAAATGGCATGCCCTTATTGGAAGCACTCGAGCATGTGAAGATATTACGACCAGTGGCATCGCCTAACTTAGGCTTTATGTCACAGCTCCATGGGTTTGAGCGATCTCTTCAAG GAGCCAACACTGACTGA
- the LOC140832980 gene encoding dual specificity protein phosphatase 1 isoform X2: protein MEGGIFRERLKALAQIMQALKIVKEDNVPSEIEEGIYLGSLGAANDKITLKSLNITHVLTVASSLSPAHPNDFIYKTIPEEARITGGGVLVHCFAGRSRSVTVVVAYLMFKNGMPLLEALEHVKILRPVASPNLGFMSQLHGFERSLQGANTD, encoded by the exons ATGGAAGGTGGCATTTTTAGGGAACGATTAAAAGCTTTAGCACAAATCATGCAAGCACTTAAAATTGTTAAAGAAGACAATGTTCCTAGTGAAATCGAAGAG GGTATTTACTTAGGCTCGCTTGGAGCTGCCAATGATAAGATCACTTTGAAAAGCTTGAACATCACGCATGTATTGACAGTTGCTAGCTCTTTATCCCCGGCTCATCCTAATGATTTTATATACAAAACTATTCCAG AAGAAGCAAGAATCACAGGTGGTGGGGTGTTGGTTCACTGCTTTGCTGGAAGATCACGAAG CGTGACGGTTGTTGTAGCTTATCTGATGTTTAAAAATGGCATGCCCTTATTGGAAGCACTCGAGCATGTGAAGATATTACGACCAGTGGCATCGCCTAACTTAGGCTTTATGTCACAGCTCCATGGGTTTGAGCGATCTCTTCAAG GAGCCAACACTGACTGA